A genomic region of Pseudomonas abietaniphila contains the following coding sequences:
- a CDS encoding lysophospholipid acyltransferase, with the protein MDKFKGAMMVGALRLFALLPWRAVQWVGTGIGWLMWKLPNRSREVARINLSKCFPELSPAELEALVGRSLMDIGKTLTESACAWIWPAQKSINLVREVEGLQVLKDALASGKGVVGITSHLGNWEVLNHFYCSQCKPIIFYRPPKLKAVDELLRKQRVQLGNRVAASTKEGILSVIKEVRKGGSVGIPADPEPAESAGIFVPFCGTVALTSKFVPNMLAGGKAVGVFLHAMRLDDGSGYKVVLEAAPEDMYSTDTETSAAAMSKVVEKYVRAYPSQYMWTMKRFKKRPEGEARWY; encoded by the coding sequence GTGGATAAGTTCAAAGGCGCCATGATGGTCGGGGCGTTGCGGTTGTTTGCCCTGTTGCCGTGGCGTGCTGTGCAATGGGTCGGTACCGGCATCGGCTGGTTGATGTGGAAGCTGCCCAACCGTTCCCGCGAAGTTGCCCGCATCAACCTCTCCAAATGTTTTCCCGAGCTGAGCCCTGCCGAGCTTGAGGCGCTGGTCGGTCGCAGTCTGATGGACATCGGCAAGACCCTGACCGAAAGCGCCTGTGCGTGGATCTGGCCTGCTCAAAAATCGATCAACCTGGTCCGGGAAGTCGAAGGCCTTCAGGTGCTGAAGGACGCGCTGGCTTCAGGGAAAGGTGTGGTCGGTATCACCAGCCATCTGGGCAATTGGGAAGTGCTCAACCACTTCTACTGCAGCCAGTGCAAACCGATCATTTTCTATCGTCCACCCAAGCTCAAGGCAGTGGATGAACTGCTGCGTAAGCAGCGCGTGCAGTTGGGTAACCGCGTGGCGGCGTCGACCAAGGAAGGGATTCTCAGCGTGATCAAGGAAGTGCGCAAAGGCGGTTCTGTGGGAATTCCGGCGGATCCGGAGCCAGCTGAGTCGGCCGGTATCTTCGTGCCTTTCTGCGGCACCGTGGCGCTGACCAGCAAGTTCGTGCCGAATATGCTGGCGGGCGGCAAAGCGGTCGGTGTGTTTCTGCACGCCATGCGCCTGGACGACGGCTCAGGCTACAAAGTGGTTCTGGAAGCAGCGCCGGAAGACATGTACAGCACCGACACCGAAACCTCGGCTGCGGCGATGAGCAAGGTCGTTGAAAAGTACGTGCGCGCTTACCCGAGCCAGTACATGTGGACCATGAAGCGCTTCAAGAAGCGGCCTGAGGGTGAGGCGCGCTGGTATTGA
- a CDS encoding DNA-3-methyladenine glycosylase I translates to MPRCFWCNEDPLYMDYHDQEWGVPLRDAQMLFEFLLLEGFQAGLSWITILKKRARYREVMFNFEVQRIANMTDAEIEALMLEPGIIRNRLKLNAARKNAQAWLRLEDPVAFVWSFVGGQPKVNHFKDRSEVPAITPEAEAMSKALKKAGFTFVGPTICYAYMQATGMVMDHTVDCDRYAQLVGVQAVCFSEAPLG, encoded by the coding sequence ATGCCACGCTGCTTTTGGTGCAACGAAGATCCGCTTTACATGGACTATCACGATCAGGAGTGGGGCGTGCCGTTGCGCGACGCGCAGATGCTGTTCGAGTTTCTATTGCTCGAAGGGTTCCAGGCGGGTCTGTCGTGGATCACGATTTTGAAGAAGCGCGCGCGGTATCGCGAAGTGATGTTCAACTTCGAAGTGCAGCGCATTGCAAACATGACCGATGCCGAGATCGAGGCATTGATGCTTGAGCCGGGCATCATCCGCAATCGCCTGAAACTCAACGCCGCGCGAAAGAATGCACAGGCCTGGCTGCGTCTGGAAGACCCGGTTGCTTTCGTCTGGTCGTTCGTCGGTGGCCAGCCCAAGGTCAATCACTTCAAAGACCGCAGCGAAGTCCCGGCCATCACGCCCGAGGCCGAAGCCATGAGCAAGGCCCTGAAAAAAGCCGGCTTCACTTTCGTCGGCCCAACCATTTGCTATGCGTACATGCAAGCCACAGGGATGGTCATGGACCATACGGTGGATTGTGATCGGTATGCGCAGTTGGTTGGGGTTCAAGCGGTCTGTTTCTCTGAAGCGCCACTTGGCTAG
- the glyQ gene encoding glycine--tRNA ligase subunit alpha: MSQPTPAVRTFQDLILALQQYWAEQGCVVLQPYDMEVGAGTFHTATFLRAVGPETWNAAYVQPSRRPTDGRYGENPNRLQHYYQFQVVLKPNPDNFQELYLGSLKHVGLDPLVHDVRFVEDNWESPTLGAWGLGWEIWLNGMEVSQFTYFQQVGGIECYPVTGEITYGLERLAMYLQGVESVYDLVWTDGPFGKVTYGDVFHQNEVEQSTYNFEHANVDKLFELFDFYESEAVRLIAAELPLPSYEMVLKASHTFNLLDARRAISVTARQQYILRVRTLARSVAQAYLMARAKLGFPMAAPDIRDEVLAKLEAAQ, translated from the coding sequence GTGAGCCAGCCTACGCCAGCCGTGCGTACCTTCCAAGACTTGATCCTCGCCCTCCAGCAATACTGGGCAGAGCAAGGTTGTGTGGTACTTCAGCCCTACGATATGGAAGTGGGCGCCGGCACTTTCCACACCGCCACGTTTCTGCGCGCCGTCGGCCCGGAGACCTGGAACGCCGCCTACGTACAGCCGAGCCGTCGTCCTACTGATGGCCGTTATGGCGAGAACCCTAACCGCCTGCAGCACTACTATCAGTTCCAGGTTGTTCTGAAGCCAAACCCGGACAACTTCCAGGAGCTGTATCTGGGCTCGCTGAAACATGTCGGCCTCGATCCACTGGTCCACGATGTGCGTTTCGTCGAAGACAACTGGGAATCGCCAACCCTTGGCGCGTGGGGCCTGGGCTGGGAAATCTGGCTGAACGGCATGGAAGTTTCTCAATTCACCTACTTCCAGCAAGTCGGTGGCATCGAGTGCTACCCGGTCACTGGCGAGATCACCTACGGTCTCGAGCGTCTGGCGATGTACCTGCAAGGCGTTGAGTCGGTCTACGACCTGGTCTGGACCGACGGTCCATTCGGCAAAGTGACCTACGGCGATGTGTTCCACCAGAACGAAGTGGAGCAATCGACCTACAACTTCGAACACGCCAATGTCGACAAACTGTTCGAACTGTTCGATTTCTACGAAAGCGAAGCCGTGCGCCTGATCGCTGCTGAACTGCCGCTGCCGAGCTACGAAATGGTGCTCAAGGCGTCGCACACCTTCAACCTGCTGGATGCCCGTCGCGCGATTTCCGTGACCGCGCGTCAGCAATACATTCTGCGCGTGCGCACGCTGGCGCGTTCCGTTGCCCAGGCGTACCTGATGGCCCGGGCCAAGCTTGGCTTCCCGATGGCCGCACCTGATATTCGCGATGAAGTGTTGGCTAAGCTGGAGGCTGCACAATGA
- the glyS gene encoding glycine--tRNA ligase subunit beta has protein sequence MSAQDFLVELGTEELPPKALNTLADAFLAGIEKGLQAAGLTYSAKQVYAAPRRLAVLITELATQQPDRSVNLDGPPRQAAFDAEGNPTQAALGFAKKCGVDLSEIDQSGPKLRYSQSIAGKPTSSLLPTIIEDSLNDLPIPKRMRWGARKEEFVRPTQWLVMLFGDQVIDCTILAQTAGRESRGHRFHHPESVRITSPANYASDLRAAHVLADFNERRQLISKRVDELATQHEGTAIVPAALLDEVTALVEWPVPLVCSFEERFLEVPQEALITTMQDNQKYFCLLDADGKLLPRFITVANIESKDPSQIVLGNEKVVRPRLTDAEFFFKQDKKQKLETFNQRLQNVVFQAQLGTVFDKAERVSKLAAFIAPRIGGDAQRAGRAGLLSKCDLATEMVGEFPEMQGVAGYYYALADGEPEDVALALNEQYMPRGAGADLPSTLTGSAVAIADKLDTLVGIFGIGMLPTGSKDPYALRRAALGILRILIEKKLDLDLIKTVQFAVTQFGAKVKSAGLAEQVLEFIFDRLRARYEDEGVDVSVYLSVRALQPGSALDFDQRVQAVQAFRKLPEAAALAAVNKRVSNLLSKAEGSIAHTVEPKYFDNANEFSLYSAIQQADQAVAPMSANRQYNEALTRLAALREPVDAFFEAVMVNAEDANVRANRYALLARLRNLFLGVADISLLG, from the coding sequence ATGAGTGCTCAAGATTTCCTGGTTGAATTGGGCACCGAAGAACTGCCACCCAAAGCCCTGAACACCCTGGCCGATGCATTCCTGGCCGGTATCGAAAAAGGCCTGCAGGCTGCGGGTCTGACCTACAGCGCCAAGCAGGTGTATGCCGCGCCGCGTCGTCTGGCGGTGCTGATCACCGAACTGGCGACTCAGCAACCGGACCGCAGCGTCAATCTGGACGGCCCGCCACGTCAGGCTGCGTTTGACGCCGAAGGCAATCCGACCCAGGCAGCACTGGGCTTCGCCAAGAAGTGCGGCGTCGATCTGAGCGAAATCGACCAGAGCGGTCCCAAGCTGCGTTACAGCCAGAGCATCGCCGGTAAGCCGACGTCGAGCCTGCTGCCGACCATCATCGAAGACTCGTTGAATGACCTGCCGATCCCTAAGCGCATGCGGTGGGGTGCTCGCAAGGAAGAGTTCGTTCGTCCGACCCAATGGTTGGTGATGCTGTTTGGCGATCAAGTGATCGACTGCACGATCCTGGCTCAAACCGCAGGGCGTGAGTCCCGTGGTCATCGCTTCCACCACCCTGAAAGCGTGCGCATCACTTCGCCAGCCAACTACGCCAGCGACCTGCGCGCGGCCCATGTCCTGGCCGACTTCAACGAGCGCCGTCAGCTGATCAGCAAGCGCGTCGACGAGCTGGCCACCCAGCACGAAGGCACTGCGATCGTCCCGGCTGCACTGCTCGACGAAGTGACCGCGCTGGTCGAGTGGCCGGTTCCGCTGGTGTGTTCGTTCGAAGAGCGTTTCCTGGAAGTCCCTCAGGAAGCCTTGATCACCACCATGCAGGACAACCAGAAGTATTTCTGCCTGCTGGATGCCGACGGCAAGCTGCTGCCGCGCTTCATCACCGTCGCCAACATCGAGAGCAAGGACCCGTCGCAGATCGTCCTGGGTAACGAGAAAGTCGTTCGCCCACGTCTGACCGACGCCGAGTTCTTCTTCAAGCAGGACAAGAAGCAGAAGCTGGAAACCTTCAACCAGCGTCTGCAGAACGTCGTTTTCCAGGCTCAGCTGGGTACCGTCTTCGACAAAGCCGAGCGCGTTTCCAAACTGGCCGCGTTCATCGCGCCGCGCATTGGCGGCGACGCTCAGCGCGCCGGCCGCGCTGGCCTGCTGTCCAAGTGCGACCTGGCGACCGAAATGGTCGGCGAGTTCCCTGAAATGCAGGGCGTAGCGGGTTACTACTACGCGCTGGCGGATGGCGAGCCGGAAGACGTAGCGCTGGCGCTCAACGAGCAGTACATGCCGCGTGGCGCTGGCGCCGACTTGCCAAGCACCCTGACCGGCTCGGCCGTGGCGATCGCCGACAAGCTTGACACGCTGGTCGGCATCTTCGGGATCGGCATGTTGCCGACCGGCAGCAAAGATCCGTACGCACTGCGTCGTGCAGCGCTGGGCATCTTGCGCATCCTGATCGAGAAGAAGCTGGACCTCGATCTGATCAAGACCGTGCAGTTCGCCGTCACCCAGTTCGGTGCCAAGGTCAAATCGGCCGGTCTGGCCGAGCAAGTCCTTGAGTTCATCTTCGACCGCCTGCGTGCGCGTTACGAAGACGAAGGCGTGGATGTGTCGGTTTACCTGTCGGTACGTGCCCTGCAACCAGGCTCGGCCCTGGATTTCGATCAGCGGGTGCAAGCCGTTCAGGCATTCCGCAAGCTGCCTGAAGCGGCGGCACTGGCGGCCGTGAACAAGCGTGTGTCGAATCTGCTGAGCAAAGCGGAGGGCAGCATTGCCCACACCGTCGAGCCGAAGTACTTCGACAACGCCAACGAGTTTTCGCTGTACTCGGCGATTCAACAGGCTGATCAGGCCGTCGCGCCGATGTCTGCCAACCGTCAGTACAACGAAGCCCTGACACGTCTGGCCGCCCTTCGCGAACCCGTGGACGCCTTCTTCGAAGCCGTGATGGTGAACGCAGAAGATGCGAACGTGCGGGCCAACCGTTATGCGTTGCTGGCACGTCTGCGCAACCTGTTCCTCGGCGTCGCCGACATTTCCCTTCTGGGTTAA
- the gmhB gene encoding D-glycero-beta-D-manno-heptose 1,7-bisphosphate 7-phosphatase, with product MKLLILDRDGVINEDSDAYIKSVQEWIPIPGSIEAIAQLSKAGWTVAVATNQSGIARGYYDLATLDAMHARLRELVAAHGGEVGLIVYCPHGPDEGCDCRKPKPGMLRTIASHYAVDLHGIWFVGDSKGDLEAAVAVDSQPVLVMTGKGHKTRSNPLPAGTLIFDDLAAVAAELIHNSASLNG from the coding sequence TTGAAGCTGCTGATTCTCGATCGGGACGGAGTGATCAACGAAGACTCCGATGCTTACATCAAGTCGGTGCAAGAGTGGATTCCGATCCCCGGCTCGATCGAGGCGATCGCGCAACTGAGCAAGGCCGGCTGGACGGTGGCAGTCGCCACCAACCAGTCCGGCATCGCTCGCGGCTATTACGATCTGGCCACCCTGGACGCCATGCACGCACGGTTGCGTGAACTCGTAGCGGCGCATGGCGGCGAGGTCGGTCTGATTGTTTATTGTCCTCATGGGCCGGATGAAGGGTGCGATTGCCGCAAACCGAAGCCGGGCATGTTGCGGACCATTGCCAGCCATTACGCCGTCGATTTGCACGGAATCTGGTTTGTCGGCGACAGCAAGGGTGACCTGGAGGCGGCGGTGGCCGTCGACTCTCAACCTGTTCTGGTCATGACGGGCAAAGGTCACAAGACGCGGAGCAATCCATTGCCCGCGGGAACGTTGATTTTTGACGATCTGGCGGCGGTTGCCGCCGAACTTATCCACAACAGCGCTTCGTTGAACGGCTGA
- a CDS encoding lysophospholipid acyltransferase family protein: MSIVQAIRIFFFYLLLGTSALLWCSLSFFIAPFLPFRIRYRFINVYWCRCAVWLTKVLLNIRVNVTGQENVPKTPCVIVSNHQSTWETFFLSAHFQPLSQVLKRELLYVPFFGWAMAMLRPIAIDRNNPKAALKVVAKKGDELLKDGVWVMIFPEGTRVPYGQIGKFSRSGSAMAVNAELPVLPIAHNAGKYWPKEGWGKKPGTIELVIGQPMYAEGTGPRAIAALNDRVYAWNEATQKALGSPAMPVPTPEKSPA; the protein is encoded by the coding sequence ATGTCGATAGTGCAGGCCATCAGGATCTTCTTCTTTTACCTGCTGCTGGGCACCAGCGCTCTGCTGTGGTGCTCGCTGAGTTTTTTCATCGCGCCTTTCCTGCCATTCCGCATTCGTTATCGCTTCATCAATGTCTATTGGTGTCGCTGTGCGGTCTGGCTGACCAAGGTGCTGCTCAACATCCGGGTCAATGTCACAGGCCAGGAAAACGTCCCCAAGACGCCTTGTGTGATCGTTTCGAATCATCAAAGCACGTGGGAAACGTTCTTCCTGTCCGCGCACTTCCAGCCGCTGAGTCAGGTGCTCAAGCGTGAGCTGCTGTACGTGCCGTTCTTCGGTTGGGCCATGGCGATGCTGCGACCGATCGCCATCGACCGCAACAACCCCAAGGCCGCGCTCAAGGTCGTGGCGAAGAAGGGCGATGAGCTGTTGAAGGACGGCGTATGGGTAATGATCTTTCCGGAAGGAACGCGGGTGCCTTACGGCCAGATCGGAAAATTCTCGCGCAGTGGTTCAGCGATGGCCGTCAACGCCGAGTTGCCGGTGCTTCCAATCGCCCACAATGCGGGCAAATATTGGCCGAAAGAAGGTTGGGGGAAAAAACCTGGGACCATTGAGCTGGTGATCGGCCAACCCATGTATGCGGAAGGCACAGGGCCGCGCGCTATCGCAGCGCTGAACGACCGTGTCTATGCCTGGAATGAAGCCACTCAGAAGGCTTTGGGCTCGCCAGCCATGCCTGTGCCCACACCTGAAAAATCACCCGCGTGA
- a CDS encoding MFS transporter, translating to MSFRKYKKVLAIPRVLPATLFMFVAGLPLTIMTLTLSLHVLNEMGRSYFDAGLVATATALGFAVGSPLLGRMMDRHGLRPVVAVCGALSTIAWVLLPLVNYSLFVALAFAAGVFTIPTGSLSRQFVASLVPEDQRRPAYSLTTMLMELSFVITPAVGILLITAYSATAVLVGIGIWRALSYVALYLLNWPIRNPDEVVAVTEPARPKLREWLNARLISVLLISSGALFVLFGTELALIAVLRENGEIAYTGYVIAAMSIASIAGGFVHGIVHRSWSLNRLAVTMSLLLLPVVFFDHVWWWLLLALLPTNLLCTPTLAASSEAVAQLAPASVRGQVMGLQDSANRMGQTLSMPLVGYAIDSLSPAMGFVAAACGGLVLIAIAALCDLWISKRTQAA from the coding sequence ATGTCGTTTCGCAAATACAAGAAAGTGCTGGCGATCCCGAGGGTATTGCCGGCCACGCTGTTTATGTTCGTCGCGGGTCTACCGCTGACGATCATGACGCTGACGTTAAGCCTTCACGTCCTCAATGAGATGGGGCGCAGTTATTTCGATGCCGGCCTGGTGGCGACGGCCACGGCATTGGGATTTGCGGTGGGATCACCGTTACTGGGACGCATGATGGATCGGCACGGTCTACGCCCTGTGGTCGCGGTCTGCGGTGCGTTATCCACAATCGCCTGGGTTCTGCTGCCACTGGTGAACTACTCGCTGTTCGTCGCGCTGGCCTTCGCTGCCGGCGTTTTCACTATACCCACCGGCTCCCTCTCAAGGCAGTTCGTCGCCAGTCTGGTACCGGAGGATCAGCGTCGTCCTGCTTATTCGCTGACGACGATGCTGATGGAGCTCTCTTTTGTCATCACGCCTGCTGTCGGCATTCTGTTGATAACGGCTTATTCGGCTACCGCGGTGCTGGTGGGTATCGGCATTTGGCGTGCGCTGTCGTACGTGGCGCTTTACCTGTTGAACTGGCCGATCCGCAATCCCGATGAAGTCGTCGCGGTGACGGAGCCTGCCCGGCCGAAGTTGCGTGAGTGGCTCAATGCACGGTTGATCAGCGTGTTGCTGATCAGCTCGGGCGCACTGTTTGTGCTGTTCGGGACGGAACTGGCGTTGATTGCGGTGTTGCGGGAAAACGGCGAGATCGCTTACACCGGCTATGTCATCGCAGCCATGTCGATTGCGTCGATTGCCGGTGGTTTCGTTCACGGGATTGTCCACAGGTCCTGGTCGTTGAACCGGCTGGCAGTGACCATGAGTCTGTTATTGCTGCCTGTCGTCTTCTTCGACCATGTCTGGTGGTGGCTGTTACTGGCGCTGTTGCCGACCAACCTGTTGTGTACGCCGACGCTGGCGGCGAGCTCCGAAGCGGTCGCGCAGCTCGCCCCAGCCAGTGTGCGAGGTCAGGTCATGGGGCTGCAGGACTCAGCGAATCGAATGGGCCAGACCCTGTCCATGCCGTTGGTGGGGTATGCAATTGATAGCCTGTCACCCGCAATGGGGTTCGTGGCAGCGGCGTGTGGCGGGCTGGTTTTAATCGCAATCGCGGCGTTGTGCGATCTGTGGATATCGAAACGGACTCAAGCGGCCTGA
- a CDS encoding MGH1-like glycoside hydrolase domain-containing protein: MPAETISKALQQTTEGLRLVGDAADPWREWGPYVSDRQWGTVREDYSADGDAWAYFPHDHARSRAYRWGEDGLAGFSDKSQHWCIGLALWNERDAILKERLFGLNNAEGNHGEDVKELYFHVDGLPSHAYMRMLYKYPQAAFPYSDLVEENARRGLDDPEYEVLDTGVFNDNHYFDVTIEYAKHTPDDIFMRVTVVNRSDCSASLRVLPQLWARDIWSWTGEPVDRPALSLQNDRVVARHPSQPDKEVTAWGKQPCDWLFCENSTNTPRLFGEPASGPFKDGINDYIVGAHPDAIRRDTGTKVAAHFRMHLEAGASEVVYLRFAPAGSAHVNARALFEQRTSEANEYYGALQHALKDEDARNVQRQALAGLLWSKQLYYFDVKAWLEGDSGKGPVPTGRSHIRNNQWRHLCNFDIVSMPDKWEYPWYASWDLAFQAVAFALIDIEFAKDQLLMLVKDRFMHPNGQLPAYEWRFDDANPPVHAWATWRVYQMEKTQTGKGDVVFLERVLHKLLLNFSWWVNRKDAEGHNIFQGGFLGLDNIGLFDRSAALAPGYQLDQADGTAWVAGYALDLMRIALELAQHNEVYVDIAVKFFEHFLYIAGAINEVDKEDVEGLWNEDDGFFYDVLHRPDGLRESVRLRSFVGLIPLFAVRVLEQREHEGLKGLRERLLGFLHHRPDLAALISRWTEPGKGNRLLLALLRGQRTKDLIKRMLDESEFLSGFGVRSLSRYYGDQPFKMQVDGSTLCADYQPAESNSRLFGGNSNWRGPVWMPLNYMLIESLREFHRYYGENFSVEYPNGSGYLASLDEVADGLSHRINSLFLRNEAGNRPSMAGYPQLEIDPESRDLVLFHEYFHGENGRGLGASHQTGWSALVALLLQPKE, from the coding sequence ATGCCTGCCGAAACAATCAGTAAAGCCCTGCAGCAGACCACCGAGGGATTACGCCTTGTAGGGGACGCAGCCGACCCTTGGCGGGAATGGGGACCGTATGTCAGTGATCGTCAGTGGGGGACGGTGCGAGAGGATTACAGTGCCGACGGCGACGCGTGGGCTTACTTCCCGCATGATCATGCTCGCAGCCGAGCTTACCGGTGGGGCGAAGATGGTCTGGCGGGGTTCTCTGACAAGTCGCAGCACTGGTGTATCGGACTGGCGTTATGGAACGAGCGTGATGCGATTCTCAAGGAGCGCCTGTTCGGTTTGAACAACGCCGAAGGCAACCACGGCGAGGACGTGAAAGAACTTTATTTCCACGTTGACGGTTTGCCGAGTCATGCCTACATGCGCATGCTCTACAAATATCCACAAGCTGCCTTTCCTTACAGTGATCTCGTTGAAGAAAACGCACGACGCGGGCTGGACGATCCCGAGTACGAAGTGCTCGATACCGGAGTGTTCAACGACAATCATTATTTTGATGTGACCATCGAATACGCCAAGCACACGCCCGATGACATCTTCATGCGGGTGACCGTGGTCAACCGATCCGATTGCTCGGCCAGTCTGCGCGTGTTGCCACAGCTGTGGGCGCGGGATATTTGGAGCTGGACCGGCGAGCCCGTCGACCGCCCTGCCCTCTCGCTGCAGAACGATCGAGTGGTCGCTCGTCACCCATCACAGCCTGACAAGGAAGTCACCGCCTGGGGAAAGCAGCCCTGCGACTGGCTGTTTTGCGAGAACAGCACCAACACTCCTCGACTGTTCGGCGAGCCTGCCAGTGGGCCTTTCAAGGATGGCATCAATGATTACATTGTCGGCGCCCACCCCGATGCGATTCGACGTGATACAGGCACCAAGGTTGCCGCGCATTTCCGCATGCACCTTGAAGCCGGCGCATCTGAGGTCGTTTACCTGCGCTTTGCGCCGGCCGGGTCGGCTCACGTGAATGCCAGGGCCCTGTTTGAACAGCGCACGTCCGAGGCCAACGAGTATTACGGTGCGCTTCAGCACGCGCTGAAGGATGAGGATGCCCGCAATGTCCAGCGTCAGGCGCTGGCGGGATTGCTATGGTCCAAGCAGCTTTACTATTTCGACGTCAAAGCCTGGCTGGAGGGTGATTCAGGAAAGGGCCCTGTGCCCACAGGGCGCTCGCACATTCGCAACAACCAGTGGCGCCACTTGTGCAATTTCGACATCGTCTCGATGCCCGATAAATGGGAGTACCCGTGGTACGCCTCATGGGATTTGGCGTTTCAGGCCGTGGCATTTGCATTGATCGACATCGAGTTCGCCAAGGACCAGTTACTGATGCTGGTCAAAGACCGCTTCATGCATCCCAACGGCCAGCTTCCAGCTTATGAGTGGCGTTTCGACGACGCCAACCCACCGGTCCATGCCTGGGCGACGTGGCGTGTCTATCAAATGGAAAAAACGCAAACCGGCAAGGGAGACGTGGTTTTCCTGGAGCGAGTTTTACACAAGCTGCTGCTGAATTTTTCATGGTGGGTCAATCGTAAGGATGCCGAGGGGCACAACATCTTTCAGGGAGGCTTCCTGGGACTGGATAACATTGGTCTGTTCGATCGCTCAGCCGCCCTCGCCCCCGGTTACCAGCTGGACCAGGCGGACGGCACTGCGTGGGTTGCGGGCTACGCGCTGGACCTGATGCGTATTGCGCTGGAGCTTGCTCAGCACAATGAGGTGTACGTCGACATTGCAGTGAAGTTCTTCGAGCACTTCCTTTATATAGCCGGGGCGATCAACGAGGTCGACAAGGAGGATGTAGAGGGACTCTGGAATGAAGACGACGGCTTTTTCTACGATGTTCTGCACCGACCTGACGGTCTGCGCGAATCCGTTCGGCTTCGCTCTTTCGTGGGGCTGATCCCTCTGTTTGCCGTGCGTGTTCTGGAGCAGCGCGAGCATGAAGGTTTGAAGGGACTGCGTGAGCGTTTGCTGGGCTTTCTCCACCATCGCCCCGACCTTGCGGCGTTGATCTCTCGCTGGACCGAACCGGGCAAGGGCAACCGCTTGCTGCTGGCACTGTTGCGTGGACAGCGCACCAAAGATCTGATCAAGCGCATGCTCGATGAAAGCGAGTTTCTTTCGGGCTTCGGTGTGCGGTCTTTGTCCCGTTACTATGGCGATCAGCCGTTCAAGATGCAGGTGGATGGCAGCACGCTGTGTGCCGATTATCAGCCAGCGGAATCGAACTCTCGTTTGTTCGGCGGCAACTCGAACTGGCGCGGGCCGGTGTGGATGCCGCTGAACTACATGCTGATCGAATCCTTGCGAGAGTTTCATCGCTACTACGGCGAGAATTTTTCCGTTGAATACCCCAACGGCTCGGGGTATCTGGCGTCACTGGATGAAGTGGCAGACGGGCTAAGCCATCGCATAAACAGCCTTTTCCTACGAAATGAGGCAGGCAATCGCCCTTCCATGGCGGGTTATCCACAGCTTGAAATAGATCCCGAAAGTCGGGATCTGGTGTTGTTTCATGAGTATTTCCACGGCGAAAACGGGCGCGGTTTAGGGGCGTCACACCAGACTGGCTGGAGTGCGCTGGTGGCCCTTCTCCTTCAGCCGAAGGAATAG
- a CDS encoding acyltransferase family protein gives MNTLGDLASRRNNNFSLIRMLAATAVLISHSYPLALGSTAVEPLSGWLGLSLGELAVITFFCVSGFFISLSRDRAPTNLDFFSARFLRIYPGLSLVLLLSVFLIGPLFTTLGTLEYFRSGAIYSYLSNNLMLFSMKFQLPGVFEDNPWPGINGSLWTLFYEVTLYVLVGGLGAFAFYGRGVRFAGFLLVYAIVYIAFKITLANTTMLNELHRAQFFFTWSLPFVLGMSLYRYRQHIQHRFVWFLPLAALAAWSYQKPWFFECFVAAWTYLIFYLGFATNRFVDRYNQLGDYSYGVYIYAFPVQEILAHQVKGIDPISMMLVAFPIVLVAAIFSWHVIEKPAMARRHAFAAQLASTMTDLKTYWAGVRSGSA, from the coding sequence ATGAATACATTGGGTGACTTGGCGTCCAGACGAAACAATAACTTCAGCCTGATCAGAATGCTTGCTGCAACGGCGGTTCTGATCTCCCACAGTTATCCACTTGCGTTGGGCAGTACAGCCGTTGAGCCTTTATCCGGTTGGCTGGGGCTGTCGCTCGGTGAGCTGGCGGTGATCACCTTCTTCTGCGTTTCCGGCTTCTTCATTTCCCTTAGCCGTGACCGTGCGCCGACAAATCTGGATTTCTTCTCAGCGCGGTTTCTGCGCATCTACCCGGGTCTGTCCCTCGTCCTGCTACTGAGCGTCTTTCTGATCGGCCCCCTCTTTACGACACTGGGCACGCTGGAATATTTCCGCTCGGGTGCAATTTACAGTTACCTGAGTAATAACCTCATGCTATTCAGCATGAAGTTTCAGCTACCCGGCGTCTTCGAGGATAACCCGTGGCCTGGTATCAACGGCTCACTGTGGACGCTGTTCTACGAAGTGACGCTGTATGTGCTGGTCGGCGGGTTAGGCGCTTTTGCGTTCTACGGACGAGGCGTGCGGTTCGCCGGGTTTCTGCTTGTTTACGCGATCGTCTACATCGCTTTCAAGATTACTTTGGCAAACACCACGATGCTGAACGAACTACACCGGGCACAGTTCTTCTTCACCTGGAGCCTTCCGTTCGTACTCGGCATGTCGCTGTACCGTTATCGTCAGCACATTCAACACCGCTTCGTGTGGTTCTTGCCGCTGGCGGCGTTGGCTGCGTGGTCTTATCAAAAGCCTTGGTTCTTCGAGTGCTTCGTGGCCGCCTGGACTTACCTGATCTTCTACCTGGGCTTCGCCACCAACCGTTTTGTGGACCGCTACAACCAGTTGGGCGACTACTCATATGGCGTCTATATCTATGCCTTCCCTGTGCAGGAGATCCTCGCGCATCAGGTCAAAGGCATTGATCCGATCAGCATGATGCTGGTGGCGTTCCCTATCGTCCTGGTTGCCGCGATCTTCTCTTGGCACGTCATCGAAAAGCCAGCCATGGCGCGACGACATGCATTTGCTGCGCAGCTTGCGTCCACGATGACAGACTTGAAAACGTATTGGGCAGGTGTGCGAAGCGGGTCGGCCTGA